From one Syntrophales bacterium genomic stretch:
- a CDS encoding DUF1460 domain-containing protein: MRIEPEDLEVLNSLIDFGNRHSYSKLSKGVLLTTVARHFLGSPYRSKTLDVNDTEELVINLRTFDCQTFVETCLAFVLMWTSGKVGLSSFTEALRSLRYRNGKIEGYPSRLHYLTDWIHENERNGILRNLTEEMGGVKDERKISFMTNHQNLYRPLENPDNLTAMKQIEDILSQKQRHIIPKEKLELVVGKLQEGDIVGIATNIDGLDCLHMGIITIRDKAHMIHASSREGCVIESRDSIVDYLYAGDERTGIVVCRLH; the protein is encoded by the coding sequence ATGCGGATAGAACCAGAAGATCTGGAAGTACTCAACAGTTTGATTGACTTCGGTAACCGCCATAGTTACTCCAAACTTTCAAAAGGTGTTCTGCTCACCACCGTCGCCCGACATTTCCTAGGCAGCCCTTACAGAAGCAAAACCCTGGACGTAAATGACACCGAAGAGCTTGTGATCAATCTTCGTACATTTGACTGCCAGACTTTCGTGGAAACGTGCTTGGCCTTTGTGCTTATGTGGACCTCGGGGAAAGTGGGCCTTTCCTCCTTCACCGAAGCTCTCAGATCGCTGCGTTACAGAAACGGCAAGATTGAAGGATACCCATCCAGGCTCCACTACCTCACCGATTGGATCCACGAAAACGAACGGAATGGCATTCTTAGGAACCTCACAGAGGAGATGGGTGGTGTCAAAGACGAAAGAAAGATCTCCTTCATGACCAACCATCAGAACCTCTACAGACCACTGGAAAACCCTGACAACTTAACAGCGATGAAACAAATCGAGGACATCCTCTCCCAAAAACAAAGACACATTATCCCCAAGGAAAAACTGGAATTGGTGGTAGGGAAACTGCAGGAAGGGGACATCGTGGGAATAGCCACAAACATCGACGGTCTGGATTGTCTTCACATGGGAATCATCACAATTAGAGATAAAGCACATATGATCCACGCATCTTCCCGGGAGGGATGTGTAATTGAGTCAAGAGATAGCATTGTAGATTACCTTTACGCCGGTGATGAGAGAACGGGCATCGTTGTTTGCCGACTCCACTAG
- a CDS encoding class I SAM-dependent methyltransferase: MSYLFVLFFSAVGTLLLVKMLFVFSILIALPITGGAMFHPSAGIRVKTFLDRMPMKKGELLIDIGCGDGRVLLEANKRYGVRALGYEVNPFAYFLSRIRAAGIPNVEVRWRDFWKEDLSGADVVFCYLFPDVMERLGQKLSSELRPGTRVISCNFPIPGWKPIDVAFPPSSLHGDPIYFYEVGKI, encoded by the coding sequence ATGTCCTACCTTTTTGTGTTATTCTTCTCAGCGGTAGGAACGTTATTGTTGGTCAAGATGCTATTCGTATTTTCCATCTTGATTGCTTTGCCCATCACAGGTGGGGCTATGTTTCACCCGTCGGCGGGTATAAGGGTTAAAACTTTTCTGGATCGGATGCCTATGAAGAAAGGGGAACTGCTGATTGATATAGGATGCGGTGATGGAAGGGTACTTCTGGAAGCCAACAAACGGTACGGGGTGAGGGCGCTGGGTTATGAGGTGAATCCCTTTGCTTATTTTTTAAGCAGAATTCGAGCTGCGGGAATTCCGAATGTGGAAGTTAGGTGGCGGGATTTCTGGAAGGAGGATTTGAGTGGGGCTGATGTCGTCTTTTGTTATCTTTTTCCCGATGTTATGGAGCGTTTGGGTCAAAAACTTTCTTCAGAGTTGCGACCCGGAACCCGTGTAATTTCCTGCAACTTTCCCATACCAGGGTGGAAACCTATTGATGTAGCCTTCCCACCATCCTCTCTACACGGCGATCCTATATACTTTTATGAAGTGGGGAAAATTTAA
- a CDS encoding acetyl-CoA C-acetyltransferase yields the protein MKDVVIVTGARTAVGSFGGTLKDVKAVDLGAIVIKETLKRAGLRPTITDFVKSCRPTIFGDYDKTDFHKKFYDYDDSLQPIYVDEVIMGNVLQGGQGQNPGRQAALFAGLPEETNAITVNKVCASGMKAIALAAQAIKAGDAEVVIAGGMENMSMAPYILPNARWGYRMNMPYGQIADLMVFDGLYEIFYGYHMGNTAEEIAKLYNISREEQDVFALKSHQKAIAAIKSGAIADEIVPVVIPQKKGDPIVFKVDERPMETTLEKMAKLPPAFKKDGTVTAGNASGINDAAAAVLVMSADKAKELGLKPLAKILGYAAGGVDPNFMGLGPIPAVRKLFKKLGITMKDIDLVELNEAFAVQALACIRELEIDENKLNVNGGGISIGHPIGCTGARITYGLAMEMKKRNLKLGLATLCIGGGQGFAIVLENV from the coding sequence ATGAAGGATGTTGTTATTGTAACTGGTGCACGCACAGCAGTTGGGTCTTTTGGAGGAACTCTAAAAGACGTAAAAGCGGTTGATTTGGGTGCCATAGTTATCAAAGAAACTTTGAAAAGAGCTGGTCTGCGTCCCACCATTACCGACTTTGTCAAAAGTTGCCGACCTACCATTTTTGGAGATTACGACAAAACGGACTTCCATAAGAAATTTTACGACTACGATGACTCCCTCCAGCCCATCTACGTCGATGAGGTCATAATGGGTAACGTCCTCCAGGGAGGTCAGGGTCAGAATCCAGGGAGACAGGCTGCCCTTTTCGCCGGTCTACCTGAAGAAACAAACGCCATCACCGTGAACAAGGTATGTGCCTCCGGTATGAAAGCCATAGCTCTAGCCGCTCAGGCAATAAAAGCTGGCGACGCAGAAGTTGTGATAGCCGGTGGTATGGAAAACATGAGCATGGCCCCTTACATCCTTCCTAACGCTCGCTGGGGTTACCGGATGAACATGCCGTATGGTCAAATTGCTGATTTAATGGTGTTCGATGGGCTTTACGAAATATTCTACGGGTACCACATGGGAAACACCGCCGAGGAGATTGCAAAGCTCTATAACATATCCAGAGAAGAGCAGGATGTCTTTGCCTTAAAGAGCCATCAGAAAGCTATTGCGGCGATCAAAAGTGGGGCAATAGCCGATGAAATCGTGCCCGTCGTGATTCCTCAGAAGAAAGGAGACCCCATCGTTTTTAAGGTGGACGAGCGTCCGATGGAGACAACCTTAGAAAAAATGGCAAAATTACCACCTGCTTTCAAGAAGGATGGTACTGTCACAGCGGGTAACGCTTCCGGTATTAATGATGCAGCAGCGGCAGTGTTGGTCATGTCTGCAGATAAAGCAAAAGAGCTGGGATTGAAACCACTGGCAAAAATTCTGGGTTATGCCGCAGGTGGTGTGGATCCCAACTTCATGGGCCTTGGTCCCATTCCGGCAGTGAGAAAACTCTTCAAGAAGCTCGGTATAACGATGAAGGATATCGATCTCGTTGAACTTAATGAAGCCTTCGCCGTTCAGGCTCTCGCTTGCATAAGAGAACTGGAGATCGATGAAAACAAACTCAACGTGAACGGAGGCGGTATATCAATAGGTCATCCTATAGGATGCACAGGTGCAAGAATTACATACGGTTTGGCCATGGAAATGAAGAAGAGGAATCTCAAGTTGGGTCTTGCAACACTGTGCATCGGCGGCGGCCAGGGATTTGCCATAGTGCTGGAGAACGTCTAA
- a CDS encoding DUF4384 domain-containing protein — translation MNSSKFFFLILVATLTIIPLCHLQAMQSTIVESEGYACMGEDRSRKQTENIALLNAKRNAQEKTLSYIESETTIKDFELKRDIVSAYSHGKVKILEEKKKEWYRDPQMGECFLIQVRAEVIPEEIRTKPKIEEMLSDPMAPLTVKLWTDKQTYRQGEKIKIFIRGNKPFYARIIHKDASGNTTQLLPNPFRENNYFNGGIVYEIPSGEDRFELEVTPPFGEESILIFAGTAPLGDIVTEAMGGVFSVKEREEEIYSKTRALKIKIKERDDKATPAEFYESKLTFRTAN, via the coding sequence ATGAACTCTTCTAAATTTTTTTTCTTAATCCTCGTGGCAACCCTCACAATTATCCCCTTGTGCCATCTGCAGGCAATGCAGTCCACAATCGTCGAGAGCGAAGGTTATGCATGCATGGGGGAGGATAGATCGAGGAAACAGACAGAAAATATAGCTCTCCTTAACGCAAAGAGGAACGCCCAGGAAAAAACTTTAAGCTACATTGAAAGTGAGACAACAATTAAAGATTTTGAACTAAAGCGCGATATAGTTTCTGCCTACTCCCACGGGAAAGTGAAAATACTGGAGGAAAAGAAGAAGGAATGGTACAGAGACCCACAAATGGGTGAATGTTTCCTAATACAGGTAAGGGCAGAAGTCATCCCCGAAGAAATTCGAACGAAGCCAAAAATAGAAGAGATGCTGAGCGACCCTATGGCACCCCTTACAGTTAAGCTCTGGACGGATAAGCAGACGTACAGGCAGGGAGAAAAAATCAAAATATTCATCCGGGGTAACAAACCTTTCTACGCAAGGATTATTCACAAAGACGCAAGCGGCAATACAACACAACTACTCCCCAATCCTTTCCGAGAGAACAACTACTTTAACGGTGGGATCGTGTACGAAATCCCCTCAGGGGAGGACCGTTTTGAACTGGAGGTGACACCACCTTTTGGTGAAGAAAGTATTCTCATCTTTGCGGGAACAGCCCCACTCGGAGATATCGTCACAGAGGCAATGGGTGGTGTCTTTTCAGTGAAGGAACGGGAGGAGGAAATCTACTCTAAGACAAGAGCGTTAAAAATAAAAATCAAAGAAAGAGACGATAAAGCAACCCCGGCAGAATTCTACGAATCAAAACTAACCTTTAGAACGGCGAATTAA
- a CDS encoding sigma-54 dependent transcriptional regulator, whose product MTDKYDILVVDDDAAHRIMLKTLLTSWGYNVIEVEDGDKAVSNVKERPYDLVLMDIRMVNMSGLDALEHIKNYNPAIPVILITAYASIETAVEGIKKGAYDYLQKPLNFDELKIKIERAIEHKKLKEENIDLKKRIKHNQEGPTIIGRSYSMTRLLEMVHQVAPTEATVLITGESGTGKELIAEAIHYWSPRRNGPLVKINCAAITETLLESELFGHEKGAFTGADHRKEGKFRQAEGGTIFLDEISESSLAMQAKLLRAIQDREITRVGGNEVIKVNVRIIAATNKDLVAAIKKGSFREDLFYRLNVVTLYVPPLRDRREDIPLLAEHFLRHFSSKNGKNIRGFTPQAMDKFLKHSWPGNVRELMNTIERAVIFCQRDFIEEGDIYLLSAITEEETLPLTLEKFAGHTSLDELEKEVISATLKKFSGNKSETARRLGITRRTLLLKMKKYGIH is encoded by the coding sequence ATGACGGACAAATACGACATCCTGGTCGTGGATGATGATGCTGCACACAGAATTATGTTGAAAACACTCCTCACAAGCTGGGGATACAATGTAATTGAGGTCGAGGACGGTGATAAGGCCGTCTCTAATGTAAAGGAAAGACCATACGATCTTGTCCTCATGGATATTCGTATGGTCAACATGTCCGGCCTCGACGCCCTGGAACACATAAAAAATTACAATCCCGCTATACCCGTAATACTTATAACGGCGTATGCCTCCATCGAAACCGCAGTTGAGGGGATAAAAAAGGGTGCGTACGACTACCTCCAAAAACCTCTCAACTTCGACGAACTGAAGATCAAGATAGAAAGGGCCATAGAACACAAAAAACTGAAAGAAGAAAACATCGATCTCAAAAAGAGGATAAAACATAACCAGGAAGGTCCTACAATCATCGGCAGGTCGTATTCCATGACCCGACTCCTGGAGATGGTTCACCAGGTAGCGCCCACAGAGGCTACAGTTTTAATCACGGGAGAATCAGGAACAGGAAAGGAATTGATAGCGGAGGCCATCCATTACTGGAGTCCACGCCGCAATGGACCACTCGTAAAGATAAACTGCGCGGCCATCACTGAAACCCTTCTGGAAAGTGAGCTTTTCGGCCATGAGAAAGGGGCATTCACGGGTGCCGATCATAGAAAGGAAGGAAAATTCCGCCAGGCGGAGGGAGGAACTATATTCCTGGATGAGATAAGCGAATCATCCCTCGCCATGCAGGCAAAACTCCTAAGGGCCATTCAGGACAGGGAAATAACCAGGGTCGGGGGAAATGAGGTGATAAAGGTGAATGTCCGCATAATAGCTGCGACAAACAAGGACCTTGTGGCAGCAATCAAAAAGGGAAGTTTTCGTGAAGACCTCTTCTACAGGTTAAATGTGGTAACCCTATATGTACCACCACTCCGGGATCGCAGGGAGGACATCCCTCTCCTCGCCGAACATTTTCTCCGCCACTTCTCCAGCAAAAACGGTAAAAACATACGGGGATTTACACCCCAGGCCATGGATAAATTTCTCAAACATTCCTGGCCGGGAAACGTGAGAGAGCTTATGAACACCATTGAACGGGCGGTGATATTCTGTCAGAGGGACTTCATCGAAGAGGGGGATATCTACCTTCTGTCAGCTATAACCGAGGAAGAAACCCTTCCTTTAACACTTGAAAAGTTTGCCGGACACACATCCCTTGACGAGTTAGAGAAAGAGGTAATAAGTGCTACATTGAAGAAATTTTCAGGCAATAAAAGCGAAACGGCAAGAAGACTCGGCATTACCAGGAGGACCCTTCTCCTCAAAATGAAAAAATACGGAATTCACTGA
- a CDS encoding enoyl-CoA hydratase gives MNYRYVRFEPKGSIGYIILNNPKRRNALSQEMLKELIALQETLIKDEAIKVVIIKGEGSVFSSGHDINELIDKPKAFYDDLFQTCGFFMKRLQKMPQPVIAQVHGVATAAGCQLVAACDLAVAEEGATFQTPGVLLGFFCTTPAIPLVRAIGRKRALEMLFTGRMISAREALDFGLVNRVVPLDRLEEETLKLAEEIAAGSRYTLGLGKRAFYTQVNMSDAQAYTFGSEVMVSNLFTEDAKEGLKAFLEKRKPIWQGR, from the coding sequence ATGAATTATCGTTACGTAAGGTTCGAACCAAAGGGTTCCATTGGCTATATCATCTTAAACAACCCCAAAAGGAGAAATGCCCTCTCCCAGGAAATGCTTAAAGAGCTGATTGCCCTGCAGGAAACCCTGATTAAAGATGAGGCAATAAAGGTCGTTATCATAAAGGGTGAGGGTAGTGTATTCTCCTCCGGACACGACATAAATGAACTTATCGATAAACCCAAAGCTTTCTACGATGATCTTTTCCAAACATGCGGCTTTTTCATGAAACGTCTACAGAAGATGCCCCAACCTGTTATTGCACAGGTTCATGGAGTGGCCACCGCGGCAGGGTGTCAACTCGTCGCTGCATGTGACCTTGCAGTGGCTGAGGAAGGGGCAACCTTCCAGACACCAGGTGTGCTTCTCGGCTTCTTCTGTACAACACCTGCCATTCCTCTCGTAAGGGCCATAGGAAGGAAGAGGGCATTGGAGATGCTATTCACAGGTCGAATGATCTCGGCAAGAGAAGCGCTGGATTTTGGTCTTGTAAACAGAGTGGTGCCCCTCGATCGTCTCGAAGAGGAAACTCTTAAACTGGCAGAAGAGATCGCCGCTGGAAGCCGCTATACACTTGGCCTTGGGAAAAGGGCGTTCTACACTCAGGTGAATATGAGCGACGCCCAAGCGTATACCTTCGGTAGCGAAGTTATGGTGAGCAATCTCTTCACTGAGGATGCGAAGGAAGGTTTGAAAGCGTTCTTAGAAAAACGGAAACCCATCTGGCAGGGAAGGTAA
- a CDS encoding cation diffusion facilitator family transporter produces the protein MTSSQNETQPAQQVRKEKTALLSVVSNSILVLVKIVVGLSIGSLAVISEAIHSAIDLIAAIIALISVKISHRPADSDHPFGHGKIENASGAVEAILLFIASLWIIIEAVEKLRSHAPVRDLEWGALVMLFSIIMNAVVSRKLFRVGKETDSIALTADAWHLKADVLTSAGVMLALIIIMLGNKYVPGVNLAWLDPVIAILVAIMIMKAAYDLTTKAGRDLLDTRLPSDELEWIHKTISGYGPGIAGFHDLKTRKAGNFRFVEFHIKVDPNMTVEEAHSITRELKRRIKAHLPATTVTSHIEPCDGDCTQKCLQGCLLSEEKREEKRKLITRS, from the coding sequence ATGACATCAAGCCAAAACGAAACACAGCCTGCCCAGCAGGTGCGTAAAGAAAAAACCGCCCTCCTATCGGTGGTCTCCAACAGCATCTTGGTTCTGGTTAAGATTGTTGTGGGATTAAGCATAGGTTCACTCGCTGTTATCTCAGAGGCAATACACTCCGCCATAGACCTCATCGCCGCAATCATCGCCCTAATATCAGTGAAAATATCCCACCGCCCCGCCGATAGCGATCATCCTTTTGGACATGGTAAAATCGAGAACGCATCAGGTGCTGTGGAAGCCATCTTACTTTTCATCGCCTCCTTATGGATCATAATTGAGGCTGTGGAAAAACTCCGGAGTCACGCACCTGTGAGAGATTTAGAATGGGGCGCATTAGTTATGCTCTTTTCTATTATCATGAATGCCGTTGTTTCCAGAAAACTCTTCCGTGTTGGGAAAGAAACGGACTCCATTGCTCTTACCGCAGATGCATGGCATCTCAAGGCGGACGTGCTAACATCTGCAGGGGTGATGCTCGCCCTCATCATCATCATGCTGGGAAATAAATACGTTCCGGGAGTGAACCTTGCGTGGCTCGATCCGGTCATTGCCATACTAGTGGCAATAATGATCATGAAAGCTGCATACGACCTCACAACGAAGGCTGGACGTGATCTTTTGGATACCCGTCTACCCTCAGATGAACTGGAATGGATCCACAAAACCATTTCAGGGTACGGCCCAGGTATAGCGGGATTCCACGATTTAAAAACCCGCAAAGCCGGCAATTTTCGCTTTGTGGAGTTTCACATAAAAGTGGATCCAAATATGACAGTAGAAGAAGCCCACTCAATAACCCGCGAACTGAAAAGAAGGATAAAAGCCCATCTACCAGCAACCACAGTAACAAGCCATATCGAACCCTGTGACGGAGATTGCACCCAGAAGTGCCTCCAGGGGTGCTTACTTTCAGAAGAGAAACGGGAAGAAAAAAGAAAGCTCATAACACGTAGTTGA
- a CDS encoding B12-binding domain-containing radical SAM protein, whose amino-acid sequence MDRVKVLLVYPEYPNTFWSFRYALNFISKKASHPPLGLLTVAALLPEEWEKRLIDMNVSPLKEEDLQWADYVFVGAMSIQEHSGRDVLRRAKELGKITVAGGPLFTVRYDEFEDVDHFVLNEAEINLPFFIEDLRAGRAKKIYKTDDLADITRTPVPRYDIAEMRKYASMCIQYSRGCPFDCEFCEITFLFGRRPRTKEGRQIINELEFLYKLGWRGSVFFVDDNFVGNRRKLKEDLMPLLIAWQKKKNYPYTFYTEASINVSDDEELMDLMVQAGFNALFVGIESPHVESLEECGKNPNVRRNLLESVKKIQTAGFDVQGGFIVGFDNDPPNIFDKIVDFVMQSNIVTAMVGLLNAPEGTRLYRRLKNEGRILKFMTGDNTDFCTNVIPKMGLETLIKGYERIVKTLYMPKMYYKRVKGFLKVFEPRQKRIFHIKWMHIEALVKSMFVLGLKEKGRWEYWKLFFWSLIFKPRIFPLSITFAIYGYHFRKVFER is encoded by the coding sequence ATGGATAGGGTAAAGGTTCTTCTTGTCTACCCTGAGTACCCAAATACCTTCTGGAGTTTCCGGTATGCCCTGAATTTTATCTCCAAGAAGGCGAGTCATCCCCCCCTGGGGCTGTTAACGGTTGCCGCGCTTCTTCCTGAAGAGTGGGAAAAAAGGCTTATCGACATGAATGTGAGTCCTTTGAAGGAGGAAGATCTCCAGTGGGCGGATTATGTCTTTGTTGGTGCCATGTCGATTCAGGAACATTCCGGGCGCGACGTTTTACGTCGGGCGAAGGAGCTTGGTAAGATAACAGTGGCGGGAGGTCCTCTCTTCACTGTGCGTTATGATGAGTTTGAAGACGTGGATCACTTTGTGTTGAATGAAGCAGAGATCAACCTGCCTTTTTTTATTGAGGATCTTAGAGCGGGGAGAGCGAAGAAGATTTACAAGACCGATGATCTTGCCGATATAACGAGGACACCCGTTCCCAGATACGATATAGCTGAGATGCGCAAATATGCCTCCATGTGTATCCAATACTCCCGTGGCTGCCCATTTGATTGTGAGTTCTGTGAAATTACCTTTCTCTTTGGAAGGAGACCCCGCACGAAGGAAGGTCGCCAGATCATAAATGAATTGGAATTCCTCTACAAGCTGGGATGGAGGGGAAGTGTATTTTTTGTGGATGATAATTTTGTGGGAAACAGGAGAAAACTGAAAGAGGATCTTATGCCCCTTCTTATTGCCTGGCAGAAGAAAAAAAATTATCCATATACCTTTTACACGGAGGCTTCCATAAATGTTTCCGATGATGAGGAGCTCATGGATCTCATGGTTCAGGCAGGATTTAACGCGCTCTTCGTCGGTATTGAATCTCCTCATGTGGAAAGTCTTGAGGAATGTGGGAAGAATCCAAATGTGAGGAGGAACCTACTGGAGAGTGTGAAGAAGATTCAGACGGCAGGATTTGATGTTCAGGGGGGGTTCATTGTGGGTTTCGATAATGACCCCCCCAACATATTTGATAAAATTGTCGATTTTGTTATGCAGTCCAATATAGTAACAGCAATGGTGGGACTACTGAATGCACCTGAAGGGACGAGACTCTACAGGAGACTCAAGAATGAGGGAAGGATACTGAAGTTTATGACGGGAGATAATACAGATTTTTGCACGAATGTCATCCCTAAGATGGGATTGGAGACCCTGATTAAAGGGTACGAGAGAATTGTGAAAACCCTCTATATGCCGAAGATGTATTACAAGCGGGTGAAAGGTTTTTTGAAGGTTTTTGAACCACGGCAGAAGAGGATATTCCACATCAAATGGATGCACATTGAAGCCCTTGTGAAGTCTATGTTTGTACTCGGCTTAAAGGAAAAGGGAAGGTGGGAATACTGGAAGCTTTTCTTCTGGTCCTTGATTTTTAAGCCGAGGATTTTCCCGTTGTCCATAACTTTTGCTATCTATGGATACCACTTTCGCAAAGTCTTCGAGAGATGA
- a CDS encoding metalloregulator ArsR/SmtB family transcription factor has protein sequence MNEFLKVIRALADKNRLKILKLLEDRELCVCEMQALLGIAQPTVSKHLKVLEKVGLVQKRKDGLWVNYTLNRESKDPYIAIAINLMKDSLNEDISIIELLSKSKHLNRELICKSTTKPR, from the coding sequence ATGAACGAATTTCTGAAAGTTATAAGGGCTCTAGCCGATAAAAATAGATTGAAAATCCTTAAACTCCTCGAAGATAGAGAACTCTGTGTTTGTGAAATGCAAGCCCTCCTTGGTATCGCCCAGCCAACGGTATCCAAACATCTAAAAGTTTTGGAAAAAGTAGGGCTCGTCCAGAAGAGGAAAGATGGATTGTGGGTGAACTACACCCTGAACAGGGAGAGTAAGGATCCTTACATCGCAATAGCGATAAACCTCATGAAAGATTCCCTCAACGAAGACATTTCCATCATTGAGTTGTTAAGTAAAAGTAAGCATCTGAACCGCGAGCTTATATGTAAAAGCACCACAAAACCACGTTAA
- a CDS encoding NTPase, giving the protein MPFNSKNTPLNMDIAKKNIFITGLPGIGKTTVIREIIRKLPPDITLSGFLTEEIREGANRVGFSVKTLDGSKGILAHINISSVRRVGRYGVDVNGFERTVLPRLTPHKALLYIIDEVGKMECFSLQFCKAVLNLLNSKSPVLGTVAVKGGGLISELKTRPDVKLFTVTRTNRDTLPDEIMETLLAFIH; this is encoded by the coding sequence TTGCCATTTAATAGTAAAAACACACCGCTAAACATGGACATAGCAAAGAAGAACATATTCATAACAGGCCTACCCGGCATAGGAAAAACCACCGTCATAAGAGAGATCATCCGTAAGCTTCCTCCGGACATCACCTTATCTGGCTTCCTAACAGAAGAGATAAGAGAGGGAGCAAACCGTGTAGGTTTTTCAGTAAAGACACTGGACGGTAGCAAAGGGATCCTGGCTCATATAAACATAAGCAGTGTCAGAAGGGTAGGCCGTTACGGTGTCGATGTTAACGGGTTTGAACGCACCGTTCTCCCGCGTCTCACTCCTCATAAGGCACTTTTATACATCATCGATGAAGTGGGTAAGATGGAATGCTTCTCCTTACAATTCTGTAAAGCGGTATTGAATCTTCTCAACTCAAAATCCCCCGTCCTCGGAACGGTAGCAGTCAAAGGTGGTGGTTTAATTTCAGAATTAAAAACACGGCCGGACGTCAAACTCTTTACAGTAACGAGGACAAATAGAGACACCCTGCCCGATGAGATTATGGAAACACTTCTCGCTTTTATACATTAA
- a CDS encoding gamma carbonic anhydrase family protein, whose product MPVYELEGKRPVIASDAYVHPAAILIGDVKIGSGCFIAPGAVLRADFGPIIVGEGTSVQDNATLHVNPNERLIIGMNCIVGHNAVLHDVFVEDGCVIGMGAVLMAHVKCERGAFVAAGAVVPQNMVVPAGKLAAGNPAKVIKDVTEEMVAYATLGVLEYRKLCSRYIKGITTVG is encoded by the coding sequence ATGCCTGTTTATGAGCTTGAAGGGAAGAGACCAGTGATAGCGTCGGATGCTTATGTGCATCCCGCTGCGATACTGATAGGAGATGTGAAAATTGGCAGTGGTTGCTTCATTGCCCCTGGGGCTGTTCTTCGGGCGGATTTTGGCCCAATTATAGTTGGAGAGGGAACGAGTGTTCAGGATAACGCCACGTTGCACGTAAATCCCAACGAAAGATTAATCATAGGTATGAACTGCATTGTGGGTCATAACGCTGTTTTGCATGATGTTTTTGTGGAGGACGGTTGTGTTATCGGTATGGGGGCTGTGCTTATGGCTCATGTTAAGTGTGAGCGAGGTGCCTTTGTTGCCGCAGGGGCGGTGGTTCCGCAAAACATGGTTGTTCCCGCGGGGAAACTCGCTGCTGGAAATCCCGCGAAGGTGATAAAGGATGTGACTGAGGAAATGGTGGCTTACGCTACCCTCGGTGTGTTGGAGTACAGAAAGCTATGTAGCAGATATATAAAAGGAATAACCACTGTTGGTTAG